A window from Leptothermofonsia sichuanensis E412 encodes these proteins:
- a CDS encoding universal stress protein → MFQKILVALDHSTMSRLVFQHALDLANTSSASLMLVHILSSAEEGHPVPTVPDRYAGELGNMTTLYLHQWEIYQKEGLDFLRSHAAEAINRGINTEYIQSQGNPAQEICQLARTWEADLIILSRHGRSGLSELLLGSVSNHVVHHAPCSVLTIHPLAA, encoded by the coding sequence ATGTTTCAGAAGATTTTAGTGGCATTAGATCATTCCACCATGAGCAGGCTGGTGTTTCAGCATGCGCTGGATCTGGCAAACACCAGTAGCGCTTCTCTCATGCTGGTTCATATCCTGTCCTCAGCGGAAGAGGGGCATCCGGTGCCCACTGTACCCGATCGCTATGCGGGTGAACTGGGTAACATGACGACCCTTTATCTCCACCAATGGGAGATCTATCAAAAAGAAGGACTGGATTTTTTGCGATCGCACGCTGCCGAAGCCATTAACCGGGGAATCAATACCGAGTATATTCAGAGTCAGGGAAATCCTGCTCAGGAAATTTGTCAACTTGCCCGCACCTGGGAAGCGGATCTCATCATTCTGAGTCGTCACGGTCGTTCTGGACTCAGTGAACTGCTGCTGGGGAGTGTCAGCAACCATGTGGTACACCACGCTCCCTGCTCTGTGCTGACCATTCATCCTTTAGCGGCTTGA
- a CDS encoding HEAT repeat domain-containing protein — protein MENAYYCPACFAEILKEASVCPACGVNIRQWEKEHASYDERLIHALKHPNSEARMGSIITLGNRKNVKAAIPLAECALAHPIDVWQGMEIIRALRKLPHSPEKKTALKMLLKHPGCVIQEEAEASLVTEVRNKDNSIG, from the coding sequence TTGCCGAAATATTGAAGGAGGCATCCGTCTGTCCAGCGTGTGGTGTAAATATTCGACAATGGGAGAAAGAGCACGCTTCCTACGATGAACGTTTGATCCATGCATTGAAACATCCCAATTCCGAAGCACGCATGGGATCAATCATTACATTAGGAAATCGCAAGAATGTTAAGGCTGCCATTCCTCTAGCCGAATGTGCACTTGCTCATCCTATTGATGTCTGGCAGGGTATGGAAATTATTCGCGCTTTGAGAAAACTTCCCCATAGTCCAGAGAAAAAAACCGCTCTCAAAATGCTGTTGAAGCATCCCGGTTGCGTGATTCAGGAGGAAGCGGAGGCAAGTCTGGTTACGGAAGTAAGGAATAAAGATAATTCGATCGGATGA